The Moorena producens PAL-8-15-08-1 genomic interval CAGCTTACTCCCACCTCAATTTCTTCCACACCAAACAATTGATATATAGCGGTTCTCATATTAGGTTCTCATATTAATAAAGTAAACACACCTATTTTTTCCCTGCTCCCTGCTCCCTGCTCCCTATTCCCTGTTCCCGATTCCCTGTTCCCTTCCCCCAAATAGTAAACTAGAAACCAAACCATCCAAATCCACCAATCGATTCACTGTGACTAGAAGCCGCGAACCATTTCCCAGTCTGCTGCTGTATCACGCCTTGAAGTGGTCAGTGGTTAGCCCTTTAATCCATACCTATTTCCGGGGTCGCATTTATGGTGCTAAACATGTACCAACCTCGGGACCCCTGGTGGTGGTGAGTAACCATGCTAGTGACTTTGACCCACCGATTTTATCCAATTGTGTGGGACGTCCAGTAGCCTTTATGGCCAAGCAAGAATTGTTTCGTGTCCCAGTCCTGAAACAGGCGATTCGATTGTATGGTGCTTACCCGGTTAAGCGAGGCTCAGCAGACCGGAGTGCCCTGCGTTCTGCCCTCAATTGCCTCAAGAATGGCTGGGCCGTTGGTGTGTATTTGGATGGCACCCGGAGAGCTGATGCTCGGATTCATAACCCCAAGCTTGGTGCCGCCTGGATTGCAGCCCAAGCCGAAGCCCCCCTGCTGCCCGTTACTTTGTGGGGAAGTCAAGCAATTGTAAAAAAAGGTTCTTTGATGCCACAGTCTGTACCCTTAACCGTGCGCATTGGTAAGCTGATTGATCCTCCTGGCTCCAGTAACCGAGATGAATTGCAAGCTGTGACCCAACAGTGTGCTGCAGCGATTAATGCCCTCCATGATTTGGGACGTTGACCATTTGGGAGTAGGGAGTAGGGAGTAGGGAGTAGGAAGTAGGGAGTAGCGATGCAGCGCGGTCTTGGGGAGGCAGCGCGGTCTTGGGGAGGCAGCGCGGTCTTGGGGGTCTCCCCCATGAGCGACTGCCGTTCCCCCAGCGACTGCCGTGGTTTCCCCCACTCGCGCTTTGCATCAAGACGGGAGTAGGGAACAGGGAAGAAAATTTGGCGTTGCTTAATAATGGAATGATTTTAAGCGTTTTGAGATGCGGAAAGCGCACCGGATATTTTCGGGCGGGCAGCATACCCACCCTACTTCTATTAATTACTTGATTCAGCAACGCCCCTAGTTTATTCCCCTTTTTCGCTACCTAATTGCAAGGCTTTAGTTTGCGCTTGAAGATTGAGGTCACGCCTAGTAGACCGATGGCTAGTAAGCTGAAAGTAGAAGTTGGTT includes:
- a CDS encoding lysophospholipid acyltransferase family protein, giving the protein MTRSREPFPSLLLYHALKWSVVSPLIHTYFRGRIYGAKHVPTSGPLVVVSNHASDFDPPILSNCVGRPVAFMAKQELFRVPVLKQAIRLYGAYPVKRGSADRSALRSALNCLKNGWAVGVYLDGTRRADARIHNPKLGAAWIAAQAEAPLLPVTLWGSQAIVKKGSLMPQSVPLTVRIGKLIDPPGSSNRDELQAVTQQCAAAINALHDLGR